The DNA segment CTTTACACGTTTTTCAGAAACAATAGATTGGATTCGGTCCAGATCTTTGTTCATAAGGGTTTAATCAGATATCTACAGTATAACTTTGATGTTACAAACTAGAATCGTTCCATCAAAACCTGCACTGATTTTAGAAGGTAAAAAAAAGAATCTGGTTATTACAGATATCCACATTGGGTTTGAAAATAGCATGGCATCAAACCAAATATTCATAGGCAAAAATTCAACAATTAATGAATCAATTCAAGAATTATCTCAAATTATTGATTTAGAAAAACCAGACTCAGTTATTTTGTTGGGAGATATCAAATCAAGCATCAAGAACATATCAAGAAATGAATGGGATGAAGTCCCATTATTTTTTAAAAAAATAAGAGAAAAGTGCGATGTAACTCTAATTCCAGGCAACCATGATGCGAATATTCAGAGGTTAGTGCCAGACAATATTTCGATGATTAGTTCAACAGGGATGGTTGAAGAAAATGTTTTGTTAACACATGGACATACAATGCCATCAGAGAACTTTTCTCACGTAGATAAGATCATTATGGGTCATGTTCATCCAGTTTTTTTCCAAGAAGATTCAATCATGAACGGGCAAAGAGTGTGGGTTTCAATCAAGACAGAAAAAGAAAATATCTTCCCCAATAAACCAGGGGAGATCGAAATAACAATAGTTCCATCATTTAACAAATATTTTTACGCAACACATAGGAAACAATACAAAAAATCTATTTCTCCAATTATTAATAAAATAAAAGAGATATCAAAAGCAAAAATCATAACGTTGGATGGGACAATAATTGGAACCGAGTCAGACATCAAGCAAGTGATTTGATCAGATAAATTTAGTAACAAACATTCCTTTGAAAGCACAGTTAGGACATCTTTGTGATTTTGCCCATGTTTTGACAGTTTCAGAATATGCAACACGCATTTCATAAGAGTTACCACAATTTTGACATGAGAC comes from the Candidatus Nitrosopumilus sediminis genome and includes:
- a CDS encoding metallophosphoesterase — translated: MLQTRIVPSKPALILEGKKKNLVITDIHIGFENSMASNQIFIGKNSTINESIQELSQIIDLEKPDSVILLGDIKSSIKNISRNEWDEVPLFFKKIREKCDVTLIPGNHDANIQRLVPDNISMISSTGMVEENVLLTHGHTMPSENFSHVDKIIMGHVHPVFFQEDSIMNGQRVWVSIKTEKENIFPNKPGEIEITIVPSFNKYFYATHRKQYKKSISPIINKIKEISKAKIITLDGTIIGTESDIKQVI